CTATCCATCCGCGTCTTTCATCTACTACAGTGGTGATCTAGTAGCAGATCACAGATGTTGCTCAATTTGCTGCTACAGTCCTGAGAACTGAGATATATCTTGTAGCATGCAAATATTTGAAATCAAACTCTAACCAAGAAAAATCAGTTCTTACTATTTACTTGACAAAAGATAACCAACTTTCATGTCTATATATGACTACAAAATCTTAAGCAAATCTAATCTATTTGAATATGCAATCAAATCATAATTATAACTGGGAGACACAGTCTCTGTCTAATCTAGTAAAGAGAATATGTTTACATGGGACCTGAGCTTTTATTCATCTCTTCACTCAGGACCAGCAATAACATAAATATCTACTCCTTTTTATACCACAAATAGTACTCAAATCATTTATGCAATGCTGTGGTAGCTAGAGATGCTATATTTATATCCCCGTGACGTAGCGTAGGATCATGTTGGAGTCTTCCTATAAAATCTTAAAATTTTAGGGCGTATCATGTCTCAATTTAGGAAGGGTCTCACGTACGAATATTTTAGATGTACTGGTTACTTAACAGCTAAATGTCTGATTATATTCCGCTTTAGCCTACATTGTTCTCTCTGATCattgttttaaaaatataattcTCAACTGAAATTATGCCATTCTTATTGGTTGTTCATGTAACTTATGCCTCCCCTCAAATATCCCCTTATCATCTGGAAGAATCCATCACCAAGAGAACCTTTTACTACTTTTGCATATAGATATAAAGACTTGAGATCCTCACAGTATTTCAATCTTCACTTTATTCAAATGTAGGGTTCTCAAGCTTATTCCAGTAGTGGAGTGGACCATGTAAGTTGCTAAATGTCAGTTTTTAGGTTCACTTATCTACCATAATGAAGAGCCTAACTACTTTAGGTCCTAAACTGTCTGAGACATGGTCATGCCAGGGCTTAAAACCGATATCTAGTTATCTAACAGACAGATAAGtgtgttaaagagtataagatcttGTTCAGGCATTCCTCTACCACCTTAAGGTTTTTGCTGAGCTGattactcaacatggtatcagagctatgtaTATTGGTATTGGTTGTATTTGTCGTTGTCAATCGTAGCAAAACGTTACTCAACAAAGTGCTACCTaacaagaaaaatctgtgtttCCGAATTTCAGATTATACGAGCAGAGGATGGCTGTGTTTTTCGGTTTCATACTGAGGTCCATGCACCGAAGGACTCTACGTATAAGAGATACGACTATGTTGCTGTACAGACTCCAGAGCAATCACCTGCATATCAGTATCTCACCTATAAGCATGGCCCTCCAACTGAATGCTGCAGGTATCTTAATTCTTAAAGCCAGGGACCCCTGCAAGTTGTCTACTTGACAGAACTGTAATTACATTGCTGAATGTATTCTTGATGATCTGTAATAATAAAATTGCTGCGTCGTATGATGCAGACTGTTGTACAATGATAGTATTCTTTAACATACTTTCTGAATCAGCTAAATTTGGATACACTGAATAGACTTTACACGGCCAATCTTCCAGATTTCGGATGAAGGCCTCAATATTTTGATCATGATGTTTCAATGAACTCGAGGCATTTCATTATCAGAATACACTAACAGCATTAATTTTTTAACAAGACAGGGATATATAGTGCATTGAAGCTCCGCTAAAACAGTTGGGCAGAAAATACTGGTATTTGCAATCTACTTGATATTTTAAGCACTGAAAAATAACAACGTTTGATGTTTTGATCAGAAAGTAAAAACGTCGATGACTGCATTACTTAAAGGTCTCAACTGTGTAAAGGATGTGAAGTCAACCAAGGATAGTGTGTCTGCATAAAAGGACCCAATACTTCAAAGTAAAAAGTTGCTACAGAATAACTCAAAAGGATTGCAATCCCAGCTACTTTAACTACCAAGTGAACTAACTCAATATCTCCATAAAATTAGGAAACAAGTTGGCTGTACTGAATCAGAGACAATAAGATCCAACAAGCAGATCATACAGTTGCTTTAACCGCCAACATAAACCTTTTCTAATGCTATTTAGAGATAGAAGCATAATAAGGCATCATTCCCACGTATAATGACGTGCATTAGTGCATACCTCAAGCATATATTCTACTGAGAAATAGGATAATATAAGTAGATAATAAGAAGATTAGAGTGGGGGAGAATATCTGTGACCTAATTTTGTCCAAACATGTTGGCCTTGGCATCTCACCATGTAAATTTTCCGTTGTGGTGTGTAAAAACTGAGTATTGCTAATGATTGATACTAGACATTTACGCGCTGGGGAATTTGGAGATCTCAACTATATATTTTGGCAACTGAGAAGTTAAACATCAGTGTACAAGTATTAACAGTGCATTTATAGGCTAGATGTCGTTTGAACATCTTGAATATTAGCAAAGAAACATGAATAGAGGATTAACGTACTTCAGGTTGATGATTCTGAAGCACTTCATTGCAAATTAGAGGGTGTGGATCAAAACTTCAACAAGTTGGTGTGAAATTGAAGCAACAATATCCCCCAAAAGCTGTCAGAATATCTAAGTGTGTTATATCTGTGGGCATAAGAATTCAAATTGTTGGCGCATCTATCTTGATAAGTAGGCTTTGAATTAAGAATCTAATCCCACCAGCTGGGTAAATTCTCTAGGAAATAAATCCACTTGCTGATGATCTAATAAAAGACAAGAAAACGACTTTCTGCAGAATTCATAAAGGGCTTGTCCTTTGAGACTCTCTTCAAAGAATCTACTTCACCTCTTGTGccttagaattgtataatgtAGTGGCTCACAAGAAAACAAATCACATCTTGTAGCACCTCCCATAGCGATAAAATATTCACCAACTTGTTCAATCGACCACTTCTTCCTCCAGTTTATAAGGAGCTAGCATGGCAACCTGTTGTCCATACCATCTCTTGACTCGAGTCTTCTCCCTTGACTGAGGCATTCCTTAGCTTTCatcttttcttttcttaattcATCGATTGACCCTAGTTACATTACTCTCTTAATATCTACCTTGCTATTACCTCcaacttctctaaaatctctttCACCTCACAGCAATGGCATCGAATTCTATCACTTCTTCGCGTAACTGTGGCTCTACCTGGACACAAAGGCAAAACAAGCAATTTGAAGAGGCTTTGGCAACATATGATAGGGACACCCCTGACCGATGGCATAACATAGCCAGGGCAGTGGGCGGGAAGTCCACAGAGGAAGTGAAAAGGCATTATGAAATCCTTGTCAGGGACATCATGCAGATAGAATCTGACCAGGTGCCATTACCCAACTACAAAACCACTGGAAACAACGGCAGGGGGTTCAATAATGAACAGAGGTACTCTTTTTTCTTTTCTGTAACTATCTAAATATATTTAACCATCTAGGCATCTACAGATCGAACTGAACTGTCTGATCTCACTCAATGTCAAGGACATGCATGACTTGCTAAGTTAGGCCTATTAACAGAGCTCGTAGTTCATTTAGAAATGCCTGGTATTTCAGTTTGAACAAGTGCATTGCACAAGTTCTGCAGAATATACTGTAAATCACACTACTATAGTCTAATATGTCAAAATTTAGGCATTCTTACCATTTACAGATCCTTCCTAAGATAGAAACAAAGTTTATTTGAAGAAATGGTGAATCTGATTATATAATTATGCAGGTCATTTCAGATACCTAAAAGACACACATGAAATCTAATCTTGCTAGTTTCAGATAACAATAAAATGCACATGATATTAAAAAACAAATATCCTACCGTCACACATAAGTTAAAATACTCTAGCCGGTGCTACTTGTCCTGATAAGGCTAACACATGCAGTTCCCCATATTTAATATAGCTTCTCGCATTCCTTGAACTTCTTTCGTTAATCCCAACTCACGAGTCACGACAACCCTAGTGTTGGATCACAAAGTGTTTACATCATAGTAGTTATAAAGGTCTGTGGATATGTTTTGTTTGTTAAATAACCAgatcatctaaaaccttaaggtgaaGAACTCGAACATGAGTCCCTCCCTAAAacgagctctgataccatgttaagtaacCAGCCCATCTAAAATCTTAAGGTGGTAGAGGAAGACCCGAAcaggatcttatactctttaacattGTTTTCATAAAGGCCCTCAACTTTTAAGAATAATGGGAATGCACATTCCTTACATATGACAGACACCGAAAGCTATTATAAGCCTACACTTCTTGCACTGTAGGAAGATGTAAGAGGTTAAAATATTGCAGATAATGCTAGGTAATGCAAATTCGAATATGCATTATATTCGAGAAATACAGAAACTAAACTACGATGCTTTCTGCAACATTCTGAACCCTTTGTTCTTGTGTGACAGGCTTTTCAAGAACCTAAGGCTGTAGTGAAGTTGATGCACGCATGAACAACGAAAAGCTTGGAGCAAAACTACCTATACTTATGTCATGTTCTTAATTCAGTTGTGTTTGTGTCAAACATGTTCCAGGATCTACTGTATAAGACATACATGTGGCCTGTTTTCTATCTTAATGTAACTTTCTAGTTTGTAAATCTTCGAATATCTTGTGTGCAATAAAATTGCAAATTCTCAGTCAAGTAAATGAATAGCCTATTTCAATCAGGTACTAGAACCAGCAGCAAACAAGCACGCTCCGAGGATTTTATAATGAACGAAACAAGACAAAACGAAGATATTTTAATTATCGAAGTACTGAGTAGTAAGTACTAACCATACCAAACGTATCCAGTATTTACTATACCGATTGTGCTTGGACGTGAGATGCAAGACGAGAAGTTTATAAAGTTTGTCAAAATTAGTTTACCGGGAAAATGAACTTATATTAATTATCGAAGTTTTAACCAAAACCAAACATATCCGGTATAACGGTATTCACCGATAGAATGAAACATAACAAAATTTACCACAGATGTACATAAGATTTGTAAGGATTATAGATATTAGGGGTGTACACGGATCGGGTTGGGCGGGTTGGGAGAATTTAGCAACCCAACCCAATTAGttcgggttttcaaaatttcaaaccaacccaaaccgtttaaatttgtaacccaaaccaatttgtatTGTTCGATTTGGTTCGGTTTGGATCGGTTTGATcggtttattaaatatacaaaattaatataaaaaattataataaaacataaggtttcaaagtttaaaacacttgaaaatagttcaaaacaatattacaatccTCCATATTAAATAGTCTTAAGCATCTAATTTTCGACATcaaaagtactaataatattgtttacgctttaaatattggaatgaatcataaatgcAAAAAATATAACACTAATCAAACATCTATTGTTGTTACGAAATGAACTATGAACACGGAGGTTATAAGTTACATTTAGATTTAGAGATATATGGATTTATGTAAATGGCCTAAACATAATTTTGGATTAACTTATtagcatgtacatatatattttaatcgagttgggttggattggtttaaaattatcgaaaaccatatccaaatcaattaaatcgggttgacattttttcaacccaacTATATATCGGGTTGAAAAAAATCGGTTTGATTCGGCCGAAATAGGGTCGGTTCGGTTTAGATTGGTCGGGTTGGCCAAACCGTGTACGCCCCTAATAGATATATATATCTTTGCTGCACTAAGAAAACGTTATGCATAATCTTGATAACTGAGCATGGATTTGTGAGAACTTATCAATGTTCCAGAgaagataaaaaaaaatatggAGATGCGGGGTATCGATCCCCGTACCTCTCGCATGCTAAGCGAGCGCTCTACCATCTGAGCTACATCCCCATGTTGTATGTAAAGTTATTTAAATATACAATTTATCCATACTTACtcaattattattcgtattttagTACGTCTTATAAAGAAGTAAATAGATTTTTTTTTGCCACGTAAAGAAGTAAATAGATTAGTTAACAGAAAATGCATGTTTATTAATAAAAACGCTGAACGTACTTTGGATGGCTACATATTTTGAGAGAAAAATTGCGATACAAAAAGCAGTGTTAACTATTTTTGACATTTTATCATGGTTATAAAAATTAGctaatttttcaaaaatcgccgataaattattcaaaatttgaAATCAcccgtttttataaaaattgCCCAATAAATCACAAACCAGAATCTCAACCTTCGAAATCCGTAACCATGCATTTTACTAACATAAATATTCTACTAAAAATAGAGAAACTGTACAAAATGCTAATAATTGTTCATGGGCCAGACCAGATTACAATCCCTCCTGCTCCTTGATATTTGGGTCCAGGGGTCCAGGGGTCCAGCCCGATATTAAATGTTTACAATTTTTACCAAACttgttataattatatataaaataagcCAAAGTCCAACATCCATCCGACCTTAGCTCAGTTGGTAGAGCGGAGGACTGTAGTTGTTGTACAATAGCCATCCTTAGGTCGCTGGTTCGAATCCGGCAGGTCggaattttttttgttttttaatttttaaattttcataGCAAATCAACATGCTAGGATTGTTCTATTGTTAAAACTTCAACCAAACCGAATTTTTCGCGAATAACGTGACACGATTTTTAACTTGTTTTAATTTGTGGGTGTATATTTAAGGCCGCGGAATTTCATCTTATTATAATTGGGTTTCATCTTATTATAGTTTAAGGATCCCAGTCATTAGTTTGTAATGTATTGGTGCATTTTTACCTCTAAAATTTTTTGTTTGTTTGGGTAGaaagttaaaaaaatattttccgAAAAGAAAACAAAGATCACTTCTGAAAACCAAAAACACAAACCATAGTTATCATATATCAGAAGATCATTCTTTCTGTTCATTGCCATTACCAATTTCCCTAATACAAATTACACACATTAAGTATTAACATGGCAGATCAAACAAGACGCAACATTTACATAAACATCGCGATATCAATAAAGAAGATGAATTACAGTGAGGATAGTGAAGACGGGTTTCCAAAAGATCTACGTAAGCCATTGTTACATACCGGAAGTTGGTATCGAATGAGTTCCAGGCAGTCTAGCATGTTAGGTTCGTCGCAGGCTATTCGCGACAGCTCCATTTCTGTTCTTGCATGTGTTTTGATCGTTGCTCTTGGTCCTATCCACTTTGGTTTCACTGTATGTTGATTTTTAACAACTTTCTGTGGACATTTTACTATGTTTTTAATTTATTTGCATGCATCTTTGATTTTCGAGAATTATTAGCTAGCCCATGCGAGGGATTAATTTTTATCGGTGCAGCAGTTGTTTGTGTATCTGGTTGTTTTTTTCCCAGTTTTGGGTTTCGGGTTGTGTTTGTGTTGATAAATGTGTCAATTTTCAGTCATCGTAAAATTTAGATAAATAAAAAAAGTAACGAAAACATAAAGCCAGAGAAAAGGGTAGATTAGAAGTTAATGTTGTTATCCAAATTCTATATGCTTTTTGTTAACTACCTGAAATGAGAATGTAGGATTactaatttttccttgaatatacttttggCAGGGGTGACCCTGGTTATAGGTCAGCAAGACTTGCGCCCAGGAACTCGAGTGTGGGCACCCAAAAGTTTCTAACTTCTTTAACTAAATATATAAGAATTACATGATATATGTATATTAGGGTCCCATAAACTGATTTGGACTATGACCACTCGAATTTCGGGGCCGACACTGACTTTTGGTAACTCTTTTGTACTTGTTACAGTGTGGCTATTCTTCTCCTACTCAAGATACACTCTCCAGGGACCTCAGACTTGCTGTGTCCGAggtttaaatttatattttttcgATAACTTGTAAAATTCTCCTTAATTTATTTGGAAAAAAATTACTAACTACGAGTATTTGGTCAGTTTTCTTTGTTTGGTTCTTTGTCGAATGTAGGTGCTATGGTTGGGGCAATAGCTAGAGGACAGATTTCTGAGTAGATCGGACGGAAAGGGGTACTTTCTTTACTTTCTTTATAAACATGTTtatcaatttattatttaattttttgcCTTCTGCATAGTTTTGGTTCATACTTGCTTTGTCAATAGTAAGTTTAAGCTTTTTACCTGCAGTCTTTGATGATAGCAGCGATCCCTAATATCATCGGTTGGATTCTTAAATCAATCACGAAAGTGAGATTCTCCACTGACACGCTCTAGCACAGTCTGGCTATGTTTGTTGGATGGCGATTATAATTCCCCGATTATTATGACATGTTATGCCTTAAAATATTCCCATTGATTGTTGTTCAGCATTTTGTAGTTAATTTGTGTGAAAGacaattaaaaatattgaaactTACTTCATGGCATAAAAGATATGGTAAAATTTGTGAAAGTGGCCTTACTCGAGGGTATAATTCCCATAAAACAAACATGGACTCTAAACTAATGCGTCTTTATGCAGAGTATCTAATCTTTGTAATCTTGTTTCTTTAGGATTCTTCATTTTTATACATGGGTAGGATAATGGAAGGATTCGGTGTTGGAATTATTTCTTACACGGTACTTCTATGTAATAATGCAAGCCTGTTATGCAGCAGATGGGGCTGCTTAATACAATTCTAACTTTTGTTTTGAACATAGGTTCCTGTATATATAGCTGAGATAGCACCCCAGAATATGCGAGGAGGATTAGGTTCAATGAATCAGGTAGCCtgaactaaattatttatttattcttacACTTCACCTGTGTTTGGTTTTACTTGTGAAATTGTATTACAATTATTCTttttatattttggtatttaagcTCGGGGTCACCATTGGAATAATGTTGGCCTATTTCCTGGGGCTGTTTGTTAATTGGAGAGTACTAGCAGTTTTAGATGCCACGGTATGTAGATGCCCGTATAAATAGGGAGGTCAGGTATATGTAATGGAAAACACTGGAAAACATATGATGCATCAAAGTGAATCGATAATAATGGAAAGAGGTCCATGGCCCCTCTATTAGGCCAATAAAGAGGACTAAATCGAATAAAGACCTCTGCACGACAAAGCCACTAAACTACTTGGATTGATGGTCAACTAGTTATCTCACTTGCTATACCCGTCTCATGTTTTCCTGTTTTCCCATTAAGTGTGTTCTACATGCACACAAGTACATGTAGTTTACTAATTATCAGTCAATGTGTCAAACAGTTTATTTACTTTTTCCTCTGCTGATAGGAACATTGCCTTGTCTGGTGTTGATTCCTGGACTCTTTTTCATCCCAGAATCTCCTCGTTGGTTGGTACGTTTTGTTAAAAGAGTCTCTATTCCATGCTAGTTATACATGATCGCATTGTTTGAGTTAAGTCTTGGTTGAACCTAGGCAAAAATGGGCATGACCGAAGATTTTGAAATTTCCCTGCAAGTTCTTCGCGGATTTGACACTGATATTTCCCTTGAAGTGAATGAAATAAAGGTGCACTGCATTTTACGCCAACTTAGATTGCTAATCATGTTGTAGTTATAACTAAGCAATACCTAAAATAGTTTTCACAATTACTCTGATTCGTGAGGAGTAACTTATACATTAGCAAATTCAACTTCAGAACTTGCATCATTTTGTCATTAAATCACGTTGCTTGTCTTAATTACTGTTTAGAGGTCTGTGGCATCAACAAGTAGAAGAACTGCAATCCATTTTGGGGACCTCAAACAAAGAAGATATTGGTTTCCTCTGATGGTAAGATTACAGATATTCTAATGTTTTCCTTCTCTTCTATTCTCAGTAAAGGTAAATTATAGTAATTTAAATACTCCCACCACATGCCTCCACTGAGGCACGAACCGTCAACCTCTTCTTACCAAGAAAATAGGGGTATTTACCGGGCTGCAAAGCTAGGAATTAGTATTTTTCATTTTTCtctttattttgaatatttatgcCAAGTATTAATAGAAGAGACATGCACTGTACTTTTCCATACTTGTAACCTGCAGATAGGAATTGGATTGCTTGTCCTTCAACAGCTATCTGGAACTAATGGTGTTCTATTCTATTCAACTACCATTTTTGAATCTGCTGGCGAGTTGTTATGTTGATGCTGATAAATTATCTTAGTGGAGTAATTTATACTGTGGAgcatttttcataatttatcagTTGGCTTATATTGCTTTAAGTTTGATGTTTACATCAGTTTGTAAATGGTGGATGGATTATAGAATTTATTCTTGCAGCAAGTTACATGTCATGACAAAATGTATGTTTTTATATTAAATCTTTCAGATGCTTAAACCTGTATAATTTGTTTATATATAGTAAAAAAATGCGGTTGTACATAGCTTAGCCTGCTTTGCTTTGTGTAATTCCCTCGTTAACTGTTCTTAAACTTATCAAGGAAAGGGGTAAATTATTTTATAGTATATTAACTGTTAGTTACAGAATTAAACTCTATTGAGTAGGGATTTCATCAAGCAATGCTGCTACTTTTGGACTTGGGGCTGTTCAGGTACATTCTGCTGGATAGCCTGAAAGATGGTTtctcattttttatatatattttcatCTCACATTCACTTCGGTACACCATCAGGCCATCTGTAATGATCTTTTCTACTATTTAGGTGATAGACACTGCAGTTTCTACATGTTTGGTGGACAAAACAGGCAGACGAATTTTACTCATAGTAAGTTAAATAGTCATCTATTCTAAATAAGGTCACTATAGCAGTTGATCCGATGGGAAATAACGGTTTGTTATAGGTCTCCTCCTCAGGGATGACTATCAGTCTCTTTGTTGTTGCAGTTTCTTTCTTTGAAAAGGTAGTGCTGCCATGATTTCTCAGTTTGAAATTAATTAATCTTGAGACTAAGAATCAGTATAAAACTTATTATCAAGGTTCAAGGCTAACTCACTTGTCTGCCTGTTAGCTACTCAGATCACTACCAAAAGAAAAATCTTACAATTACAAGTAATTGCAGGGTTTTGTGTCTCATAATTCTACCGTCTATAGCATCCTAGGCATCCTATCATTGGTTGGGGTTGT
The sequence above is drawn from the Apium graveolens cultivar Ventura chromosome 2, ASM990537v1, whole genome shotgun sequence genome and encodes:
- the LOC141706781 gene encoding protein RADIALIS-like 3, producing the protein MASNSITSSRNCGSTWTQRQNKQFEEALATYDRDTPDRWHNIARAVGGKSTEEVKRHYEILVRDIMQIESDQVPLPNYKTTGNNGRGFNNEQRLFKNLRL
- the LOC141705731 gene encoding LOW QUALITY PROTEIN: sugar transporter ERD6-like 6 (The sequence of the model RefSeq protein was modified relative to this genomic sequence to represent the inferred CDS: substituted 3 bases at 3 genomic stop codons), with the translated sequence MADQTRRNIYINIAISIKKMNYSEDSEDGFPKDLRKPLLHTGSWYRMSSRQSSMLGSSQAIRDSSISVLACVLIVALGPIHFGFTCGYSSPTQDTLSRDLRLAVSEFSLFGSLSNVGAMVGAIARGQISEXIGRKGSLMIAAIPNIIGWILKSITKDSSFLYMGRIMEGFGVGIISYTVPVYIAEIAPQNMRGGLGSMNQLGVTIGIMLAYFLGLFVNWRVLAVLDATVXTLPCLVLIPGLFFIPESPRWLAKMGMTEDFEISLQVLRGFDTDISLEVNEIKRSVASTSRRTAIHFGDLKQRRYWFPLMIGIGLLVLQQLSGTNGVLFYSTTIFESAGISSSNAATFGLGAVQVIDTAVSTCLVDKTGRRILLIVSSSGMTISLFVVAVSFFEKGFVSHNSTVYSILGILSLVGVVGMIIAFSLGMGPIPWIIMSEILPIKIIGLAGSVATLANXFIAWLVTMTAPLMLSWSSGGTFSIYMLMCALTLAFAAILVPETKGKTLEEIQLSFR